A stretch of Lewinella sp. 4G2 DNA encodes these proteins:
- a CDS encoding T9SS type A sorting domain-containing protein, with protein sequence MKSIFTLLLLFVGTVCFAQTASLRIEPSNVTKEVVVDNFEDGYQDITNITVTNTGDKAVDLVPEQFAGKKPGRWNYGTFSRRNDATPFIVPRTAEEATKPVRIGPGESAQFAVVLNCGGQTGLGTVGVIFKDANVPGVNLGTANFTTRVSRKAETASTTGASSSTSVPKLRRPAPSRVNLYPNPARERFFVEVPGGVKVGRVDISNTVGKRVLRYDRPAGTTGYDIKDLPDGMYLISIFDDRGKRLKTLRLIHRRFGA encoded by the coding sequence ATGAAATCCATCTTTACGTTACTACTGCTCTTCGTAGGTACGGTTTGCTTTGCGCAAACTGCTTCCCTGCGTATTGAGCCGTCTAACGTAACCAAGGAAGTGGTGGTGGATAACTTCGAAGACGGTTACCAGGATATTACCAACATCACCGTAACGAATACGGGTGATAAGGCAGTTGATCTCGTGCCGGAACAGTTCGCGGGTAAAAAGCCGGGCCGGTGGAACTACGGCACCTTCAGCCGCCGCAACGATGCCACGCCCTTCATCGTCCCCCGCACCGCCGAGGAGGCTACGAAGCCAGTACGCATCGGGCCGGGTGAAAGCGCTCAGTTCGCGGTAGTGCTCAACTGCGGTGGCCAGACCGGTCTCGGCACAGTGGGCGTCATCTTCAAGGACGCTAACGTACCGGGCGTAAACCTGGGTACGGCGAATTTTACGACCCGCGTTTCCCGCAAGGCCGAAACGGCTTCTACAACGGGCGCTAGCTCAAGCACTTCAGTACCAAAACTACGCCGCCCCGCCCCCAGCCGGGTGAATCTGTACCCGAACCCCGCCCGCGAACGCTTTTTCGTCGAAGTACCCGGTGGTGTAAAAGTTGGCCGCGTTGATATTTCCAACACCGTCGGCAAACGCGTCCTCCGCTACGACCGCCCGGCCGGCACCACGGGCTACGACATCAAGGACCTGCCGGATGGCATGTACCTCATTTCCATCTTCGACGACCGCGGTAAGCGGCTGAAGACGCTTCGGTTGATCCACCGCCGCTTTGGCGCTTAG
- the pheT gene encoding phenylalanine--tRNA ligase subunit beta — MKVSLNWLRQYLDIDLDAESIGQILTGTGLEVEGMEKVESIPGGLAGLVVGHVLECGKHPGADRLSLTRVDTGAGEPVSIVCGAPNVAAGQYVIVATVGAKLYPNEGDPFTIKKGKIRGEVSEGMICAEDEIGLGQSHDGIMVLDQEYAPGTPAATVFELEEDYVYDIGLTPNRSDATNHLGVAFDLAAALNVLHDKNVRVERPDVSAFQAGDAAPVKVTVHDATQAPRYAGLTIENLTVAPSPDWLRQRLQAIGVKSINNVVDVTNFVLHELGQPLHAFDLDKMAGGEIHVEKLPEGTKFTSLDEVERTLSADDLMICDGLHQPMCIAGVFGGLDSGVSDTTTRIFLEAAHFEAGTTRRSSMRHTLRTDAARVFEKGSDPNVTVFALKRAALLLEELAGGKVTSQLLDLYPNPVEPLKIKVRDQKIREVIGADLARTQVRGILESMDMGVSALDDETLEVAVPTNKSDVTREIDVIEEILRIYGFDNVPIPGEITTAMIVAPNPDPNYIRELTGDLLVANGFYEMMALSLDESRYYQEKGEEGQLEGVVYINNTSNVHLDIMRPGMLQSALETVAHNHNRQQQDLRLFEFGRTYHLDREKNSPYQEVNHLTLTLTGRKTAESWHGGQAKNDANFYTLKAAVEIVLKRLGVDNYRTAEVEGDDYQFGLRYHKGPMVLADFGLVHTKQLKQRQIKSDVYFADLNWDNILKVLPKKPVQVQTPSKYPSLRRDLALIVRKDVKFADIERLARKAEKKFLTAVNLFDVYENDEQLGAGKKSYAVSFQLESDSKTLSEKEVDKAMRGIEGSLTKQLSAEVRR; from the coding sequence ATGAAAGTTTCCCTCAACTGGTTGCGCCAGTACCTTGATATCGACCTGGACGCGGAAAGCATCGGCCAGATCCTCACCGGCACCGGGCTGGAGGTAGAGGGCATGGAAAAAGTGGAATCCATCCCCGGCGGTTTGGCTGGCCTTGTCGTCGGCCACGTCCTGGAATGCGGCAAGCACCCCGGGGCCGATCGCCTGTCCCTAACCAGGGTCGATACCGGCGCGGGAGAACCCGTTTCTATCGTCTGCGGTGCTCCCAACGTCGCCGCCGGTCAGTACGTGATCGTGGCCACGGTCGGCGCCAAACTTTACCCCAATGAGGGTGACCCCTTTACTATCAAAAAAGGTAAGATCCGCGGCGAAGTTTCCGAAGGCATGATCTGCGCCGAAGACGAGATCGGCCTCGGCCAGAGCCACGACGGCATCATGGTCCTCGACCAGGAATACGCCCCCGGCACCCCGGCGGCCACCGTTTTTGAGCTCGAAGAAGACTACGTTTACGACATCGGCCTGACGCCCAACCGCTCCGACGCAACGAACCACCTGGGCGTAGCTTTTGACCTCGCCGCGGCGCTGAACGTGTTGCACGACAAGAATGTCAGGGTAGAGCGCCCCGACGTCAGCGCCTTTCAGGCCGGCGATGCGGCTCCGGTCAAGGTGACCGTCCACGATGCCACCCAGGCACCACGTTACGCGGGCCTGACCATCGAAAATTTGACCGTCGCTCCCAGCCCGGACTGGCTTCGGCAGCGCCTGCAGGCCATCGGCGTCAAGTCCATCAACAACGTAGTGGACGTGACCAACTTCGTACTGCACGAACTCGGCCAGCCCCTCCACGCTTTCGATTTAGATAAGATGGCCGGCGGCGAGATCCACGTAGAAAAACTACCTGAAGGCACCAAATTCACCTCCCTCGACGAGGTGGAGCGCACCCTCAGCGCGGACGATCTGATGATCTGCGATGGCCTGCACCAACCCATGTGTATCGCCGGCGTTTTCGGCGGTCTTGATAGCGGCGTGAGCGATACGACCACCCGCATCTTCCTCGAAGCCGCTCATTTCGAGGCCGGCACCACCCGCCGCAGCAGCATGCGCCACACCCTCCGCACGGACGCCGCCCGCGTATTCGAAAAGGGCAGTGACCCGAACGTGACGGTTTTCGCCCTCAAACGCGCCGCCCTCCTCCTCGAAGAACTGGCCGGCGGAAAAGTCACCAGCCAGCTGCTCGATCTCTACCCTAACCCGGTGGAACCGCTGAAAATTAAAGTGCGTGACCAAAAGATCCGTGAAGTCATCGGCGCAGATCTGGCGCGGACGCAGGTGCGGGGGATTTTGGAAAGCATGGATATGGGTGTCTCGGCACTGGATGACGAGACGCTGGAAGTAGCCGTCCCCACCAACAAATCGGACGTAACGCGGGAGATTGACGTGATTGAAGAAATACTGCGGATCTACGGTTTCGACAACGTACCGATCCCCGGCGAGATCACCACCGCCATGATCGTGGCCCCCAACCCGGACCCGAACTACATCCGTGAACTGACGGGTGACCTCCTCGTCGCTAACGGCTTCTACGAAATGATGGCCCTCTCCCTCGACGAAAGCCGCTACTACCAGGAAAAGGGAGAAGAAGGACAGCTGGAAGGCGTCGTTTACATTAACAACACCAGCAACGTCCACTTGGACATCATGCGCCCGGGGATGCTGCAGAGCGCCCTCGAAACGGTGGCCCACAACCACAACCGCCAACAGCAGGACTTGCGCCTTTTCGAATTCGGCCGTACTTACCACCTCGACCGGGAGAAAAACAGCCCCTACCAGGAGGTGAACCACCTGACGCTGACGTTGACCGGCCGCAAAACCGCCGAATCCTGGCACGGCGGACAGGCTAAAAACGACGCCAACTTCTACACCCTGAAGGCAGCCGTGGAAATCGTCCTTAAACGCCTCGGCGTGGATAATTACCGGACCGCCGAGGTAGAAGGCGACGACTACCAATTCGGCCTCCGTTACCACAAGGGGCCGATGGTACTGGCCGACTTCGGGCTCGTCCACACCAAACAACTGAAGCAACGGCAGATCAAATCCGACGTCTACTTCGCGGACCTCAACTGGGATAACATCCTTAAGGTTTTACCGAAGAAGCCAGTCCAGGTACAAACGCCGAGCAAGTATCCCTCCCTGCGGCGGGACCTCGCCCTGATCGTCCGAAAAGACGTCAAGTTTGCCGACATCGAGCGCCTGGCCCGCAAGGCGGAGAAGAAGTTCCTCACCGCCGTCAACCTGTTCGACGTGTACGAGAACGACGAGCAGTTGGGAGCAGGGAAGAAGAGCTACGCCGTCAGCTTCCAGTTGGAATCCGATAGCAAGACCCTTTCCGAAAAGGAAGTGGACAAAGCCATGCGGGGGATAGAGGGCAGCCTGACGAAGCAGTTGTCCGCGGAAGTACGGCGGTAG
- a CDS encoding M57 family metalloprotease, with protein sequence MKHTFILFILCAVGVFSSCESDNEGLANPQPVEEVTHDYNDHQDADRPELHDALLAHIQSQTEDYSNPIRQEVTRPDGTVETVYVVSDDIEMTKEQLKLYQSFSGDDEKQYRTNNRVTKRTIKILGSTGGSDGLNAEQQRGLRYAVANYNALNLTIDLELEFGNKSWWNNLFYDIVVYRDDSESTAGGRAGFPYNNGNPYKWVRIFTGMDNEDSQANEHVIGHEIGHCLGLRHTDFFDRSSCNRGFSNEGQSSSGAQRIPGTPAGYDTDSQMNACWPSDTDGEFSYYDRVALRWLF encoded by the coding sequence ATGAAACACACGTTCATCCTTTTCATCCTCTGCGCCGTCGGCGTTTTCTCCAGCTGCGAATCCGACAACGAAGGCCTCGCCAACCCACAACCAGTTGAGGAGGTCACCCACGACTACAACGACCACCAGGACGCCGACCGGCCGGAACTCCACGACGCGCTCCTCGCCCACATTCAGAGCCAGACCGAAGACTACAGCAACCCGATTCGCCAGGAAGTCACCCGCCCGGACGGCACCGTCGAAACCGTCTACGTCGTCAGCGACGATATTGAGATGACCAAGGAGCAACTCAAGCTCTACCAGTCCTTTTCCGGCGACGACGAAAAGCAGTACCGCACCAATAACCGGGTGACGAAACGTACCATTAAGATCCTGGGCTCCACGGGTGGCTCCGACGGGCTGAACGCGGAGCAACAGCGCGGCCTTCGTTACGCCGTGGCCAATTACAACGCCCTCAACCTGACGATCGACCTCGAGCTGGAGTTCGGCAACAAGTCCTGGTGGAACAACCTCTTCTACGACATTGTCGTCTACCGCGACGACAGCGAATCCACCGCCGGCGGCCGGGCCGGTTTCCCGTACAACAACGGGAACCCCTATAAGTGGGTCCGCATCTTTACGGGGATGGACAACGAGGATAGCCAGGCTAACGAACACGTGATCGGCCACGAGATCGGCCACTGCCTGGGCCTGCGCCACACGGATTTCTTCGACCGTTCCTCCTGTAACCGTGGATTTAGCAACGAAGGGCAGAGCTCTTCCGGCGCCCAGCGCATCCCCGGAACGCCGGCAGGCTACGACACCGACTCCCAAATGAACGCCTGCTGGCCTTCTGACACGGACGGTGAGTTCAGCTACTACGACCGGGTCGCGCTGCGCTGGTTGTTCTAA
- a CDS encoding cell division protein ZapA, which yields MASPNQDLQSIIVMIAGRPYPLRVKAREEKNVREMADEINERFNDYQVKFSDRDKMDCLVMTLLTYADELRNVRANGDNSQNGELSKRLQTLHELVEGML from the coding sequence ATGGCAAGCCCCAACCAGGATCTTCAATCCATCATCGTGATGATTGCCGGCCGACCTTACCCTCTGCGGGTCAAGGCCCGGGAGGAGAAGAACGTCCGGGAAATGGCCGACGAGATCAATGAACGCTTTAATGACTACCAGGTCAAGTTCAGTGATCGCGACAAGATGGACTGCCTCGTCATGACCCTGCTTACCTACGCCGATGAACTGCGCAACGTGCGCGCTAACGGTGACAATAGCCAGAACGGCGAGCTCTCGAAGCGTTTACAAACGCTGCACGAGCTGGTGGAAGGGATGCTCTAA
- the rny gene encoding ribonuclease Y, translating into MEFIYAIVGLIVGVVAMFFVASGQKKALLADKQTKDTTTKAQADKLLADAKLKAEKTVSEAQLKAEKTFSEFKDKQEQFKKQKIKESRDKFQRFKDEFKQEKADELVELKEKRAALKEEADAMKEERAGFQKERDAINKEQKALIQEEQKLTQRNKKLDEELARAKQKQEELDTQHERFTSELERISNLTADEAKQRLLEDVKQQTANEALNLKRQLLEEAQSEAAKDARKIIINTIQRIGAAETIENTVSTFSLDSDNVKGQIIGREGRNIRAIETATGCELVVDDTPETIVISSFDPIRREIARLSLKRLVTDGRIHPARVEEVVNKVKKEMNTQIMEIGKKTVVELDIHGLPNDLIRYVGRMRFRSSYGQNLLRHSIETAHLCATMAAEMGMSKKMIKLAKRAGLLHDLGKVADEDTELSHALYGMQVAEKLNEHPMVVNAIGAHHDEIEMNNILSHIIQACDAISGARPGARREVLDGYINRIKELEEIAVKNDGVSSAFAMQAGRELRVMVEADQVSDQHAEELSFKISQEIQENMQYPGQIKVMVIREKRAVNFAR; encoded by the coding sequence ATGGAATTTATTTATGCAATCGTCGGCCTCATCGTCGGTGTAGTTGCGATGTTCTTCGTCGCTTCCGGGCAAAAGAAAGCCCTCCTGGCGGATAAGCAAACCAAGGATACCACCACGAAAGCTCAGGCGGACAAGCTCCTCGCTGACGCCAAGCTGAAAGCCGAGAAAACCGTTTCCGAAGCCCAACTGAAGGCAGAGAAAACCTTCTCCGAATTCAAGGACAAGCAGGAGCAATTCAAGAAACAAAAGATCAAGGAAAGCCGGGATAAATTCCAGCGTTTCAAGGATGAGTTCAAGCAAGAAAAGGCCGACGAGCTCGTCGAACTCAAGGAAAAACGCGCCGCCCTGAAGGAGGAAGCGGACGCGATGAAAGAAGAGCGCGCCGGCTTCCAGAAGGAACGGGACGCCATCAACAAGGAACAGAAAGCCCTCATTCAGGAAGAGCAAAAGCTTACCCAACGCAACAAGAAACTCGACGAAGAACTCGCCCGCGCCAAACAGAAGCAGGAAGAACTGGATACCCAGCACGAGCGCTTCACCAGTGAGCTCGAGCGTATCTCCAACCTCACCGCTGACGAAGCCAAGCAACGACTGCTGGAGGACGTCAAACAACAGACCGCCAACGAAGCCCTTAACCTCAAGCGCCAACTCCTCGAGGAAGCCCAGAGCGAAGCGGCTAAGGACGCGCGCAAGATCATTATTAACACGATCCAACGCATTGGTGCCGCGGAAACAATTGAGAATACCGTCTCCACTTTCTCCCTCGATAGCGACAACGTGAAGGGGCAGATCATTGGCCGCGAAGGCCGGAACATCCGCGCCATCGAGACGGCCACCGGTTGTGAATTGGTAGTGGACGACACGCCGGAGACGATCGTTATCTCCAGCTTTGACCCCATCCGCCGGGAGATCGCCCGCCTTTCCCTGAAGCGCCTAGTCACTGACGGTCGGATCCACCCCGCCCGCGTGGAGGAGGTCGTCAACAAGGTCAAGAAAGAAATGAACACCCAGATCATGGAGATCGGTAAAAAGACCGTCGTCGAGCTCGACATCCACGGCCTGCCGAACGATCTGATCCGCTACGTTGGCCGGATGCGCTTCCGCTCCAGCTACGGGCAGAACCTACTGCGCCACTCCATCGAGACGGCCCACCTTTGTGCTACGATGGCCGCCGAAATGGGCATGAGCAAGAAGATGATCAAGCTGGCCAAACGCGCCGGCCTCCTCCACGACCTCGGTAAAGTTGCCGATGAGGATACGGAACTCAGCCACGCCCTCTACGGCATGCAGGTGGCCGAAAAGCTGAACGAGCACCCCATGGTCGTCAACGCCATCGGTGCCCACCACGACGAGATCGAGATGAACAATATCCTTTCTCACATCATCCAGGCCTGTGACGCCATTTCCGGAGCCCGCCCCGGTGCCCGCCGGGAGGTGCTGGACGGTTACATCAACCGCATCAAGGAGTTGGAAGAGATTGCGGTGAAGAACGACGGCGTCAGTTCTGCCTTTGCTATGCAGGCAGGCCGCGAGCTCCGCGTCATGGTCGAAGCTGACCAGGTTTCTGACCAGCACGCGGAAGAGCTATCGTTCAAGATCAGCCAGGAGATTCAGGAGAATATGCAGTACCCAGGGCAGATCAAGGTGATGGTGATCCGGGAGAAGCGGGCGGTTAATTTTGCTCGGTAG
- a CDS encoding ATP-binding protein, whose product MLGLLLVVNWLPAQSAFPVYEYSDHTDEVLTIPEELLRAFADTSGQLELEDILSDSTTPFGLHGDLARVDQDYAAWFRIRLTNTTEREVIKLINYYLFVERGEAYVVENNQVIRTVPVGAAVPVAEKDLYRTDPYVQLVLPPGATRTVYLRASYGESVERCCPFLIQLVNPERQWRRLVERGAAGYFFFGVLLLFCGIGVLAYWLLRARLFLYFAGVMLAFGVYFLMDKSIFSLSFPGGNVWGHSVFEHWAVAAVFLFLALFVVDYVEAFTRLPRGVYVYLGLTALTMAIPLSSVLWFSPTNLSKVMIYENGLYLIWTIYTFTMIGVLAWRGVSQARVLLVGITFLFVGSVLSLLLIVGIIPRFRFSNYLFEASTVIFGGFLFRELFSGFNELRQQNEVIRESGALRSKFFANITHEFRTPLTLMLGPLRQVIDNTEDANDLAMLRTAEVNAERQLELVDQLLDLSRLDAQAMDLQASYDDFAVYFRRLVSAYESLAAQRQITLTLDAPDSPVMLYFDQGKTDRIFYNLLSNALKFTPAGGQVNLALSQDAGQLVVRIRDTGPGIGPETLTNIFDRFFMAGTDRTGKQGTGIGLALVREMTHLHHGEVGVQSKLGEGTTFTVKLPLGNAHLESHEIVATSTVGKPLLEPEYPTTHVGPLRGEASAGDLANLLLVEDNDEIRDFIQQMLTPHYAVTLARDGAEGIRLALADPPDLIISDLMMPKKDGYEVCRALKADLRTSHVPIILLTARTDRTDRITGLEEGADAYLTKPFDVRELLMQASNLIRSRQVLRERFATSITVAPSEIAVSSLDRDFMEKAVAYVEANLDSSTLSVDELAAEMETSRSGLNRKLRSLVDQSSNQFIQSIRLQRAAQLLAAGSVSVKEVAYACGFSSATYFAKQFRERYGVAPSQYVESGEK is encoded by the coding sequence TTGTTGGGGTTATTGCTCGTGGTAAACTGGCTGCCGGCCCAGTCCGCCTTCCCAGTCTACGAATATTCGGACCACACAGACGAGGTGCTCACCATTCCCGAAGAATTACTGCGGGCCTTTGCGGATACCTCCGGGCAACTGGAGCTGGAAGATATCTTGAGCGATTCCACCACACCCTTTGGCCTTCACGGCGATCTGGCACGGGTAGATCAGGACTACGCTGCCTGGTTTCGAATAAGGCTTACCAACACCACGGAGCGAGAGGTCATAAAATTGATCAACTACTACCTATTTGTAGAGCGGGGAGAAGCTTACGTAGTCGAGAATAACCAGGTAATCCGAACCGTTCCGGTGGGCGCGGCGGTGCCGGTTGCCGAAAAGGATTTATACCGCACTGACCCTTACGTACAATTAGTACTTCCCCCCGGGGCTACCCGTACCGTTTACTTACGGGCGAGTTACGGAGAAAGCGTGGAGCGCTGTTGCCCTTTCCTCATTCAGCTGGTTAACCCCGAGCGCCAGTGGCGGCGCCTGGTAGAGCGCGGGGCGGCGGGCTATTTTTTCTTCGGAGTCCTCCTCCTCTTTTGTGGTATTGGCGTGTTGGCTTACTGGCTCCTGCGGGCGCGTTTGTTCCTCTATTTCGCCGGGGTCATGCTCGCTTTCGGTGTTTATTTTTTAATGGATAAGTCCATTTTTTCGCTCAGTTTCCCCGGAGGTAACGTTTGGGGGCACTCGGTTTTTGAGCACTGGGCGGTTGCTGCCGTCTTCTTATTCCTGGCATTATTTGTCGTTGATTACGTGGAGGCTTTCACCAGGCTTCCCCGCGGGGTATACGTTTACTTGGGCCTTACGGCCCTCACGATGGCCATTCCCCTTTCCAGTGTCCTGTGGTTTTCGCCGACCAATCTCTCTAAGGTAATGATCTATGAAAATGGGCTTTACCTGATTTGGACAATTTATACGTTTACCATGATCGGGGTCCTGGCCTGGCGTGGCGTGTCGCAGGCCCGGGTACTCCTGGTGGGCATTACGTTCCTCTTTGTCGGGAGCGTCCTCTCCTTGCTATTGATCGTCGGTATCATACCGAGATTTCGCTTTTCTAATTACCTCTTCGAGGCCAGTACCGTCATCTTCGGCGGGTTCCTTTTCCGTGAGCTTTTCAGCGGCTTTAACGAGTTGCGGCAGCAGAATGAAGTCATCCGCGAAAGTGGCGCGCTGCGGAGTAAATTTTTCGCCAACATCACTCACGAGTTTCGCACGCCGTTAACGCTCATGCTCGGCCCGCTGCGGCAGGTCATCGATAACACCGAGGACGCCAACGATCTGGCCATGCTGCGCACCGCCGAAGTCAATGCCGAACGCCAATTAGAACTGGTGGATCAGTTACTCGATCTCTCCCGGCTGGACGCGCAGGCCATGGATCTTCAGGCCAGTTACGATGATTTTGCGGTCTACTTCCGCCGCCTGGTGAGTGCTTACGAATCCCTCGCCGCCCAACGGCAGATCACCCTTACGCTGGATGCGCCGGATTCACCAGTTATGCTTTATTTCGATCAAGGGAAGACTGACCGCATCTTTTACAATCTCCTATCCAACGCCCTGAAGTTCACGCCGGCCGGCGGGCAAGTCAATTTGGCGCTGTCGCAGGATGCGGGGCAATTGGTCGTGCGCATTAGGGACACGGGCCCCGGCATCGGACCGGAAACCCTGACCAATATCTTCGATCGCTTTTTTATGGCGGGTACCGACCGCACTGGCAAGCAGGGAACCGGAATCGGATTGGCCCTCGTGAGGGAAATGACTCACCTCCACCACGGTGAGGTGGGTGTGCAAAGTAAACTGGGCGAGGGCACAACCTTCACCGTGAAATTACCACTCGGCAATGCACACTTGGAGAGCCACGAAATCGTAGCCACTTCTACGGTAGGGAAACCCTTATTGGAACCGGAATATCCTACCACTCATGTCGGTCCCCTCCGGGGCGAAGCCTCCGCTGGAGATTTGGCCAACCTATTATTAGTTGAGGACAACGATGAGATCCGGGACTTCATCCAACAAATGCTCACTCCCCACTACGCCGTCACCCTGGCGCGGGATGGTGCCGAAGGAATCCGCCTCGCCCTGGCCGACCCACCGGACCTCATTATCAGTGACCTCATGATGCCGAAGAAGGACGGGTACGAAGTCTGCCGCGCCCTCAAGGCCGACCTCCGCACGAGCCACGTCCCCATCATCCTGCTGACGGCCCGCACCGACCGTACCGACCGGATCACCGGCTTGGAGGAGGGGGCCGACGCCTACCTTACCAAACCGTTCGACGTGCGGGAACTGCTCATGCAGGCCAGCAACCTCATCCGTTCCCGCCAGGTCCTGCGGGAGCGGTTTGCAACCAGCATTACGGTGGCCCCGAGTGAAATTGCCGTTTCCTCGCTGGACCGTGACTTTATGGAAAAAGCGGTGGCCTACGTCGAGGCCAACCTGGATTCCTCCACCCTCAGTGTTGACGAATTAGCCGCCGAAATGGAAACGAGCCGTAGCGGCCTCAACCGCAAACTGCGCTCTTTGGTGGACCAGTCCTCCAATCAATTCATCCAGTCCATCCGCCTCCAACGCGCGGCCCAATTACTCGCTGCCGGGAGTGTTTCCGTTAAGGAGGTAGCGTACGCTTGTGGCTTTAGTTCGGCGACCTATTTTGCTAAGCAGTTTCGGGAGCGGTACGGGGTAGCGCCCAGTCAGTACGTGGAGAGTGGTGAAAAGTAG
- a CDS encoding DUF2461 domain-containing protein, protein MTKIKKSTLQFIKDLHRNNNRDWFAENKPRYEAAHENMIEFAAELLDRLSKTDVLVEQNGKKVLQRIYRDIRFSKDKRPYKRSMSGSFTRDGKLRRGGYFFQIKPEANWEEGDWMPSSCCGGGFYNPERDDLKRLRDELATDSSELRAIIADKDFVRVFGELMGDKLKTAPKGFPKDHENIDLLRYKNFVAMRRFTDKEVLSADYLDLNHEALLTVRPFFDYFTDVLTTDGNGVVIV, encoded by the coding sequence ATGACCAAGATCAAAAAATCCACCCTGCAATTTATTAAGGACCTGCACAGGAACAACAACCGGGACTGGTTCGCCGAAAACAAGCCACGGTACGAGGCCGCCCACGAAAATATGATCGAATTTGCGGCGGAATTACTGGATCGCTTGTCCAAGACCGACGTGCTCGTCGAGCAAAACGGCAAGAAGGTTTTGCAGCGCATCTATCGCGACATCCGCTTCAGTAAGGATAAGCGGCCGTACAAGCGGAGTATGTCCGGCAGCTTTACGCGGGACGGCAAGCTGCGCCGTGGCGGCTACTTCTTTCAGATCAAACCGGAAGCTAATTGGGAAGAGGGAGATTGGATGCCTTCTTCCTGCTGCGGTGGCGGCTTCTACAACCCGGAGCGGGATGACCTGAAACGGCTCCGCGACGAACTGGCCACGGACAGTTCGGAATTGCGAGCAATTATTGCGGATAAGGACTTCGTACGCGTCTTCGGTGAACTGATGGGCGATAAGTTGAAGACGGCGCCGAAAGGCTTCCCGAAGGACCACGAAAACATCGACCTGCTGCGTTACAAGAATTTCGTCGCGATGCGCCGCTTCACGGATAAGGAAGTCCTCTCGGCCGATTATCTGGATCTGAACCACGAGGCTTTACTGACGGTGCGGCCCTTCTTCGATTACTTTACGGACGTGTTGACTACGGATGGGAATGGGGTGGTGATTGTGTAA